The Peptococcus niger genome window below encodes:
- a CDS encoding DMT family transporter, giving the protein MTDKTARDLVMGTLYCVIGGICWGISGTTAEYLMAHKGLSADWISVLRMLVGGGAILLYAFSRQGWGIFALWRDPVSVVRVAAFGFLGMNLAQYAYVLAIGASNAGTATMLQYTGPIGVLLVNCTLARRLPSGRESMAILLAVTGTFLIATHGSFSSLSLSPAALFWGLLAAAGLIVNFIASEPLIHRWGNATATGTALVLAGLLLSCLKSPWQEQVHWDAGIALGCLVLVLVGTIGAFIIFMQGFAMIGSVRASMLASTEPLSAAICSAVFLGTVFTGMDLVGFTCIMATVFLLAK; this is encoded by the coding sequence ATGACGGACAAGACGGCCCGGGACCTGGTCATGGGCACTTTATATTGTGTCATCGGCGGGATTTGCTGGGGCATTTCAGGCACGACGGCGGAGTATTTGATGGCGCACAAGGGCCTGTCTGCCGATTGGATCTCCGTTTTGCGGATGCTGGTCGGTGGCGGGGCCATTCTTTTGTACGCCTTCAGCCGGCAGGGATGGGGGATCTTTGCCCTATGGCGGGATCCGGTGAGCGTGGTCCGGGTGGCGGCCTTTGGCTTTCTGGGCATGAATTTGGCCCAGTACGCCTATGTCCTGGCCATTGGCGCCTCCAATGCCGGTACGGCGACCATGCTCCAGTACACCGGGCCCATAGGGGTCTTACTTGTTAATTGTACCCTCGCCCGGCGGTTGCCGTCCGGACGGGAAAGCATGGCCATCCTGCTGGCGGTCACAGGGACCTTCCTGATTGCCACCCACGGGTCTTTCAGCAGCTTGTCTCTGTCGCCGGCGGCACTTTTTTGGGGCCTTTTGGCGGCGGCCGGCCTAATTGTTAACTTTATCGCCTCGGAGCCGCTGATTCACCGCTGGGGGAATGCCACTGCCACGGGGACGGCCCTGGTCCTGGCGGGCCTTTTGCTCTCCTGCCTAAAAAGCCCTTGGCAGGAGCAGGTTCACTGGGACGCGGGCATCGCGCTGGGCTGTCTGGTCCTGGTTCTGGTGGGCACCATCGGGGCCTTTATTATTTTTATGCAGGGCTTTGCCATGATCGGCTCAGTCCGGGCCTCTATGCTGGCATCGACGGAGCCCCTGTCGGCAGCGATTTGCTCAGCGGTATTTCTGGGCACCGTCTTCACCGGCATGGACCTGGTCGGCTTTACTTGCATCATGGCAACCGTCTTTCTTTTGGCCAAATAA
- a CDS encoding biotin transporter BioY: MSAERLNVRDMTVMAVFAAALAVMSQISIPMPSGVPITLQTFALALIGYSLGAKRGAMAVLVYLLLGAVGVPVFANFHGGAAVFFGVTGGFLWTFWVTALFCGLKRDAGPGPAIASGLIGMILMYAVGLAQFMVLTGTGFKEALMLCVAPFIIKDLVSLVLAYGIAKTVRRRVGL; encoded by the coding sequence ATGTCTGCAGAACGATTGAATGTCCGTGATATGACGGTTATGGCTGTATTTGCCGCCGCTTTAGCGGTGATGTCGCAAATCTCCATCCCCATGCCGTCAGGTGTCCCCATTACCCTACAAACCTTTGCCCTGGCCCTAATCGGTTACAGCCTGGGTGCCAAGCGTGGCGCCATGGCGGTGCTGGTGTACTTGCTCTTAGGGGCTGTCGGCGTGCCGGTGTTTGCCAACTTCCATGGCGGCGCAGCGGTATTTTTCGGCGTCACCGGCGGTTTTTTATGGACCTTTTGGGTCACCGCCTTATTTTGCGGCTTAAAGCGGGACGCCGGCCCTGGACCGGCCATCGCCAGCGGACTGATCGGTATGATATTGATGTATGCTGTTGGCTTGGCACAATTTATGGTCTTGACCGGGACCGGCTTTAAAGAAGCCCTGATGCTTTGTGTCGCGCCTTTTATTATTAAGGACCTGGTTAGCCTTGTGCTGGCCTATGGGATTGCCAAGACCGTCCGCCGGCGCGTGGGGCTTTAA